The following are from one region of the Streptomyces tuirus genome:
- a CDS encoding penicillin-binding transpeptidase domain-containing protein: MNKGVKAAVIGGVFAVMVGGAGYGTYNVVNALNGGGGGAGGVASEKRTGPPGEDEVEETTAKFFAAWRTGAAAEAASYTNNDAAAEQLLGAFADDAHITDVKITPGAARGTTVPYTVKAKVAYGGKSEPLSYKSELKVVRGLTTGRALVDWQPSVVHPELRKDDTLVTEQSATAPIEAVGRDGTELTKEKFPSLGPVLDALRDKYGEKAGGSPGIELVIRHEGDGAPDTPLLTLAEGRPGKLTTTISPSAQAAAEKGVKRFAQSSVVAVKPSTGEVLAVANNRTDGFNAAFEGQAAPGSTMKIITAAMLIDNGVTSMNGPAPCPDTAVWQSQTFKNLTTMKPNENATLANSFLRSCNTAFIKLIDEKPLTDASLTQEAEERFGLGRDNWKTGIVSFDGRVPAVDGPDRAAGAIGQGQVQMSPLNMASVTATAITGAFRQPYLISPELDDRELARARGLRSGTAAQLKQMMRLTATQGTAAQAMAGLGGDIGAKTGSAEVDGNAKSNSWFTGFRGDVAAAAMTEEGGHGGDAAGPIVAAVLRTGG; the protein is encoded by the coding sequence ATGAACAAGGGGGTCAAAGCCGCCGTCATAGGCGGGGTGTTCGCGGTGATGGTGGGTGGGGCCGGGTACGGCACCTACAACGTCGTGAACGCGCTGAACGGTGGCGGGGGCGGCGCCGGCGGGGTCGCCTCGGAGAAGCGGACGGGGCCGCCCGGGGAGGACGAGGTCGAGGAGACCACCGCCAAGTTCTTCGCGGCCTGGCGGACGGGAGCCGCCGCCGAGGCGGCGTCGTACACGAACAACGACGCGGCCGCCGAGCAGCTGCTCGGCGCCTTCGCCGACGACGCGCACATCACCGACGTGAAGATCACACCCGGCGCGGCCCGCGGCACCACCGTGCCGTACACGGTGAAGGCGAAGGTCGCCTACGGCGGGAAGTCCGAGCCGCTGAGCTACAAGAGCGAGCTGAAGGTCGTGCGCGGGCTGACCACGGGACGGGCGCTGGTCGACTGGCAGCCGTCCGTCGTGCATCCCGAGCTGAGGAAGGACGACACCCTCGTCACCGAGCAGTCGGCCACGGCGCCCATCGAGGCCGTGGGCCGCGACGGCACCGAGCTGACGAAGGAGAAGTTCCCCTCCCTCGGCCCGGTCCTGGACGCCCTGCGCGACAAGTACGGCGAGAAGGCCGGCGGCAGCCCGGGCATCGAGCTGGTCATCCGGCACGAGGGCGACGGCGCCCCCGACACCCCGCTGCTCACCCTCGCCGAGGGCAGGCCGGGCAAGCTCACCACCACCATCAGCCCGAGCGCGCAGGCGGCGGCCGAGAAGGGGGTCAAGCGGTTCGCCCAGTCGTCGGTGGTGGCCGTCAAGCCCAGCACGGGCGAGGTGCTGGCGGTGGCCAACAACCGTACGGACGGCTTCAACGCGGCCTTCGAGGGCCAGGCCGCACCCGGCTCCACCATGAAGATCATCACCGCCGCGATGCTCATCGACAACGGCGTGACCTCGATGAACGGCCCGGCCCCCTGCCCCGACACCGCCGTGTGGCAGAGCCAGACCTTCAAGAACCTCACGACCATGAAGCCCAACGAGAACGCCACGCTCGCCAACAGCTTCCTGCGGTCCTGCAACACCGCCTTCATCAAGCTCATCGACGAGAAACCGCTCACGGACGCCTCACTGACCCAGGAAGCCGAGGAGCGCTTCGGTCTGGGGCGGGACAACTGGAAGACCGGCATCGTGTCGTTCGACGGCCGCGTCCCCGCGGTCGACGGGCCGGACCGGGCGGCGGGCGCCATCGGGCAGGGCCAGGTCCAGATGAGCCCCCTGAACATGGCGTCGGTCACGGCGACCGCGATCACCGGCGCCTTCCGCCAGCCCTACCTGATCTCTCCGGAGCTGGACGACCGGGAGCTCGCCCGGGCCCGGGGCCTGCGGTCGGGCACCGCCGCCCAGCTCAAGCAGATGATGCGGCTCACCGCCACGCAGGGCACCGCCGCGCAGGCCATGGCAGGACTCGGCGGCGACATCGGCGCCAAGACCGGTTCCGCCGAGGTCGACGGCAACGCCAAGTCCAACAGCTGGTTCACCGGCTTCCGGGGCGACGTCGCGGCGGCGGCCATGACGGAGGAGGGCGGCCACGGCGGCGACGCGGCCGGGCCGATTGTCGCAGCCGTGCTACGAACAGGTGGCTGA
- a CDS encoding penicillin-binding transpeptidase domain-containing protein, with the protein MGNRRRVAERRKTRPAVIGGMIAVVVVGAGAGAYALYGGGASADDGTRASDGKAEVKTGPLSRAEVTTTARAFLTAWQSGKIPEAAAVTDDPTAARPLLTGYTKDAHVKDVTLTPGKPTGDKVPFSVKGTVSYKGTDKPLAYDSALTVTRRTADGKPLVDWHSAVVHPDLKDGDELVTGEAGTPPVKALDRDGGELTKQKYASIGPILDGLREKYGKEAGGKAGIELRVVRGKAAKAKDLSDKTLLELSKGTPGTVKTTLDPALQAAAEKQVGKKARSSVVLLRASTGEILAAANASPNFNTAFQGSLAPGSTMKVITSSLLLEKGLASADKKHPCPKYFTYGHWKFQNDDKFEIKDGTFKASFARSCNTAFISQAPKLKDDDLTKEAQQVYGLGLNNWAVGVPSFDGAVPVQSAAQMGASLIGQGGVRMNPLNMASVSATVKSGTFHQPYLVSPDVDGRTLAKASRTMPASTLSQLRELMSYTARYGTAAEAMAGVSGDAGAKTGSAEVDGQKKPNGWFTAYRGDLAAAGVVQQGGHGGSTAGPLVAALLKTGG; encoded by the coding sequence GTGGGCAACAGGAGGCGCGTCGCCGAGCGACGGAAGACGAGACCCGCCGTGATCGGCGGGATGATCGCCGTGGTCGTCGTGGGCGCCGGGGCCGGTGCCTACGCGCTGTACGGCGGTGGCGCGTCCGCCGACGACGGAACGCGGGCGTCGGACGGGAAGGCCGAGGTGAAGACCGGCCCGCTGTCACGCGCCGAGGTCACCACCACTGCCCGCGCCTTCCTCACCGCCTGGCAGTCCGGAAAGATCCCCGAGGCCGCCGCGGTCACCGACGACCCCACCGCGGCCAGGCCGCTGCTCACCGGCTACACCAAGGACGCCCACGTCAAGGACGTCACCCTCACCCCGGGCAAGCCCACCGGCGACAAGGTGCCGTTCTCCGTCAAGGGCACGGTCTCCTACAAGGGCACCGACAAGCCGCTGGCGTATGACAGCGCCCTGACCGTCACGCGCCGCACCGCCGACGGAAAGCCCCTGGTCGACTGGCACTCCGCGGTCGTCCACCCGGACCTGAAGGACGGCGACGAGCTGGTCACCGGCGAGGCGGGCACGCCCCCGGTCAAGGCCCTCGACCGGGACGGCGGCGAGCTGACCAAGCAGAAGTACGCGTCCATCGGCCCGATCCTGGACGGACTGCGCGAGAAGTACGGCAAGGAGGCCGGTGGCAAGGCCGGTATCGAGCTCCGGGTCGTGCGCGGCAAGGCCGCCAAGGCGAAGGACCTCTCCGACAAGACCCTGCTGGAGCTGAGCAAGGGCACGCCCGGCACGGTGAAGACCACGCTGGACCCGGCCCTGCAGGCGGCCGCCGAGAAGCAGGTCGGGAAGAAGGCGCGCTCGTCGGTGGTCCTGCTGCGCGCGTCGACCGGCGAGATCCTGGCCGCCGCCAACGCCTCACCCAACTTCAACACCGCCTTCCAGGGCTCCCTGGCACCCGGCTCCACGATGAAGGTCATCACCTCGTCGCTGCTGCTGGAGAAGGGCCTGGCCTCCGCGGACAAGAAGCACCCGTGCCCGAAGTACTTCACGTACGGCCACTGGAAGTTCCAGAACGACGACAAGTTCGAGATCAAGGACGGCACCTTCAAGGCGAGCTTCGCCCGCTCCTGCAACACGGCCTTCATCAGCCAGGCGCCGAAGCTGAAGGACGACGACCTGACCAAGGAGGCCCAGCAGGTCTACGGCCTGGGGCTGAACAACTGGGCGGTCGGTGTGCCGAGCTTCGACGGCGCGGTGCCGGTGCAGTCGGCGGCCCAGATGGGTGCCTCGCTGATCGGGCAGGGCGGGGTCCGCATGAACCCGCTGAACATGGCGTCGGTGTCGGCGACGGTCAAGTCCGGCACCTTCCACCAGCCCTATCTGGTCTCCCCGGACGTGGACGGACGCACGCTGGCGAAGGCCTCGCGCACGATGCCGGCGAGCACCCTGTCCCAGCTGCGTGAGCTGATGTCGTACACGGCCAGGTACGGCACGGCCGCGGAGGCGATGGCCGGGGTGAGCGGCGATGCCGGGGCGAAGACCGGTTCGGCCGAGGTCGACGGGCAGAAGAAGCCGAACGGCTGGTTCACGGCCTACCGGGGCGACCTGGCCGCCGCGGGCGTCGTCCAGCAGGGCGGGCACGGCGGCTCCACGGCCGGCCCGCTGGTGGCGGCGCTGCTGAAGACGGGCGGCTGA
- a CDS encoding SsgA family sporulation/cell division regulator, with product MSVVEQYARAHIVSDAAVPLVDELEAVPVTLRYDPDHDPRSVRMTLPGTGGHEWIFGRDLLEEGMRSPTGSGEIRVWPCGRVQVVVEFHSAQSVSVVQFERQALLRFLRRTYMAAAEPVTH from the coding sequence ATGTCCGTAGTCGAGCAGTACGCGCGAGCCCATATCGTCTCGGACGCGGCTGTGCCGCTCGTCGACGAGCTGGAGGCGGTTCCGGTCACCCTGAGGTACGACCCCGACCACGATCCCCGTTCGGTGCGCATGACCCTGCCCGGCACCGGGGGACATGAGTGGATCTTCGGCCGCGATCTGCTGGAGGAGGGAATGCGATCCCCCACCGGGAGCGGCGAGATACGGGTGTGGCCGTGCGGCCGGGTGCAGGTCGTCGTGGAGTTCCACTCCGCCCAGAGCGTGTCGGTGGTGCAGTTCGAGCGGCAGGCGCTGCTGCGGTTCCTGCGGCGGACGTACATGGCCGCCGCGGAACCCGTGACGCACTGA
- a CDS encoding energy-coupling factor ABC transporter permease, whose translation MHVPDGFINAPTSAATGVIAAGAVAVSLRGARRELDERTAPLAGLVAAFIFAVQMLNFPVAAGTSGHLLGGALAAILVGPFTGVLCVSVVLLMQGILFADGGLTALGVNITNMAIVTTVVAYALFRGLVKVLPRTRRSVTVASFTAALVSVPAAALAFTLMYAIGGTTDVSIGKVATAMVGVHVLIGIGEAVITALTVGAVIAVRPDLVYGARGLTRKLKLRVGGELVDAPGAEPAPAPVAARTSHRKVWAGGLVTSLLLAGFVSFYASADPDGLEKVAGDHGIDKKAEEHAVAGSPLADYGVEDVDDARLSGGLAGVIGVGVTVVAGTGVFWAVRRRRTDDASPSETTSTTSV comes from the coding sequence GTGCATGTACCTGACGGATTCATCAACGCGCCCACCTCGGCCGCCACCGGCGTGATCGCCGCGGGCGCCGTCGCCGTGAGCCTGCGCGGCGCACGCCGCGAACTCGACGAGCGCACGGCGCCGCTGGCCGGACTGGTCGCGGCGTTCATCTTCGCCGTGCAGATGCTGAACTTCCCCGTCGCGGCGGGCACCAGCGGCCATCTGCTGGGCGGCGCGCTGGCGGCGATACTCGTCGGCCCCTTCACCGGGGTCCTGTGTGTCTCCGTCGTCCTGCTGATGCAGGGCATCCTGTTCGCGGACGGCGGTCTGACCGCGCTCGGCGTCAACATCACCAACATGGCGATCGTCACGACGGTCGTCGCCTACGCCCTCTTCCGCGGACTGGTGAAGGTGCTGCCCCGCACCCGCCGGTCGGTCACGGTGGCCTCGTTCACGGCGGCCCTGGTCTCCGTCCCGGCCGCCGCGCTGGCCTTCACGCTGATGTACGCCATCGGCGGCACCACCGACGTCTCCATCGGCAAGGTCGCCACCGCCATGGTCGGCGTGCACGTCCTCATCGGCATCGGCGAGGCCGTGATCACCGCACTCACCGTCGGCGCGGTCATCGCCGTACGCCCGGACCTGGTGTACGGGGCACGCGGACTGACGCGGAAGCTCAAGCTGCGGGTCGGCGGCGAGCTCGTCGACGCGCCCGGCGCCGAGCCCGCGCCCGCGCCGGTGGCCGCGCGGACCTCGCATCGCAAGGTGTGGGCCGGCGGTCTGGTCACCTCCCTGCTCCTGGCCGGATTCGTCAGCTTCTACGCCTCCGCCGATCCCGACGGCCTGGAGAAGGTCGCCGGTGACCACGGCATCGACAAGAAGGCCGAGGAGCACGCGGTGGCCGGCTCCCCGCTCGCCGACTACGGCGTCGAGGACGTCGACGACGCCCGCCTGTCCGGGGGGCTGGCGGGCGTCATCGGCGTGGGCGTCACGGTCGTCGCGGGCACCGGCGTGTTCTGGGCCGTGCGCCGCCGCCGTACCGACGACGCCTCCCCGTCGGAGACGACCAGCACGACGAGCGTCTGA
- the cbiQ gene encoding cobalt ECF transporter T component CbiQ, translated as MGAGHAHKLYRHGHSPVHGLPPHTKLAAVFAFVVVVVSTPREAMWAFGLYAALLGVVAYVARVPAGFLLRRLLIEVPFVAFAVLMPFVAEGERVDVLGLSLSVNGLWGAWNVLAKGTLGVAASVLLAATTELRELLLGLQRLKLPPLLVQIASFMIRYGDVITDEMRRMRIARESRGFEAKGVKHWGVLAKSAGALFIRSYERGERVHLAMVSRGYAGSMPVIDEVTASRAQWSYALALPCAALLVCLLGWSL; from the coding sequence ATGGGCGCCGGGCACGCGCACAAGCTGTACCGGCACGGGCACTCGCCCGTGCACGGCCTGCCGCCGCACACCAAGCTCGCCGCCGTGTTCGCCTTCGTGGTGGTCGTGGTGTCGACGCCGCGCGAGGCGATGTGGGCGTTCGGGCTGTACGCCGCACTGCTCGGGGTCGTCGCGTACGTCGCGCGCGTGCCCGCCGGCTTCCTGCTCCGGCGGCTGCTGATCGAGGTGCCGTTCGTCGCGTTCGCGGTGCTCATGCCGTTCGTGGCGGAGGGCGAGCGGGTCGACGTCCTCGGCCTGTCCCTGAGCGTGAACGGCCTGTGGGGCGCCTGGAACGTGCTCGCCAAGGGCACCCTCGGCGTCGCCGCCTCGGTGCTGCTCGCGGCCACGACCGAGCTGCGCGAACTGCTCCTCGGCCTGCAGCGCCTCAAGCTCCCGCCGCTCCTCGTACAGATCGCGTCCTTCATGATCCGCTACGGCGACGTCATCACGGACGAGATGCGGCGCATGCGGATCGCCCGGGAGTCACGGGGCTTCGAGGCGAAGGGCGTCAAGCACTGGGGCGTGCTCGCCAAGTCGGCCGGCGCGCTGTTCATCCGCTCCTACGAGCGCGGCGAGCGCGTGCACCTGGCGATGGTCAGCCGCGGCTACGCCGGTTCCATGCCGGTCATCGACGAGGTGACCGCGTCCCGGGCGCAGTGGTCGTACGCCCTCGCCCTCCCCTGCGCCGCCCTCCTCGTCTGTCTGCTGGGATGGTCCCTGTGA
- a CDS encoding energy-coupling factor ABC transporter ATP-binding protein — MVPVTASLEVSGLAFAYPDGHQALFGVDFSVARGERVALLGPNGAGKTTLVLHLNGILTGGAGTVRVAGLPVDKRNMAEIRRRVGIVFQDPDDQLFMPTVREDVAFGPAAAGLKGPALEERVDRALERVGMAEFKDRPPHHLSFGQRRRVAVATVLAMEPEILVLDEPSSNLDPASRRELADILRSLDVTVLMVTHDLPYALELCPRSLILSDGVIAADGPTGELLSDEELMRAHRLELPFGFDPRSVPAAAGPSVTMGA, encoded by the coding sequence ATGGTCCCTGTGACTGCTTCTCTGGAGGTCTCCGGCCTCGCCTTCGCCTACCCCGACGGACACCAGGCCCTCTTCGGCGTCGACTTCTCGGTCGCGCGCGGTGAGCGGGTCGCGCTGCTCGGGCCGAACGGCGCCGGCAAGACGACCCTCGTGCTGCACCTCAACGGCATTCTGACCGGCGGCGCCGGCACGGTGCGGGTCGCCGGGCTGCCCGTGGACAAGCGGAACATGGCCGAGATCCGGCGCCGGGTCGGCATCGTGTTCCAGGACCCGGACGACCAGCTGTTCATGCCGACGGTCCGCGAGGACGTGGCGTTCGGGCCCGCGGCGGCCGGGCTGAAGGGTCCCGCGCTGGAGGAGCGCGTGGACCGGGCGCTGGAGCGGGTCGGCATGGCGGAGTTCAAGGACCGCCCGCCGCACCACCTGTCCTTCGGGCAGCGCCGCCGGGTGGCCGTCGCGACGGTGCTGGCGATGGAGCCGGAGATCCTCGTCCTGGACGAGCCCTCCTCCAACCTCGACCCCGCCTCGCGCCGCGAACTGGCGGACATCCTGCGGTCGCTGGACGTGACCGTGCTGATGGTCACGCACGACCTGCCCTACGCCCTGGAGCTGTGCCCGCGGTCCCTGATCCTCAGCGACGGGGTGATCGCGGCCGACGGGCCGACCGGCGAGCTGCTGTCCGACGAGGAGCTGATGCGGGCGCACCGCCTGGAGCTGCCGTTCGGTTTCGATCCGCGTTCCGTCCCGGCGGCCGCTGGCCCGTCCGTGACAATGGGCGCGTGA
- a CDS encoding MarR family winged helix-turn-helix transcriptional regulator: MTNEESDGSPLLDEQLCFALYAAQRAVTAAYRPFLDELGLTYPQYLVLLVLWERGEITVKELAAALRLDYGTVSPLLKRLEAAGLVRRERSARDERSVLVAVTGRGEELRERAGRVPGALLTATGLDAAETGRLRAELWRLAERAESAADRAR; this comes from the coding sequence GTGACGAACGAGGAGAGCGACGGATCGCCGCTGCTGGACGAGCAGCTGTGCTTCGCGCTGTACGCCGCCCAGCGCGCGGTGACGGCGGCGTACCGCCCGTTCCTCGACGAGCTGGGCCTCACCTACCCCCAGTACCTCGTGCTGCTGGTCCTGTGGGAGCGCGGCGAGATCACCGTGAAGGAGCTGGCCGCGGCCCTGCGTCTCGACTACGGCACGGTCTCGCCGCTGCTGAAGCGGCTGGAGGCGGCCGGCCTGGTCCGGCGTGAGCGGTCGGCGCGGGACGAGCGGTCGGTGCTCGTGGCCGTGACGGGGCGCGGGGAGGAACTCCGGGAGCGCGCGGGGCGGGTGCCCGGCGCGCTGCTCACGGCGACCGGTCTCGACGCGGCGGAGACCGGGCGGCTGCGTGCCGAGCTGTGGCGGCTGGCCGAGCGGGCGGAGTCGGCGGCGGACCGGGCCCGCTGA
- a CDS encoding organic hydroperoxide resistance protein: protein MTDGPAVDSRPTKIMYVAEATAHGGREGYVTSQDGQLELKVAMPPALGGDGNGTNPEQLFAAGYSACFHNALILVGNREGYDLAGSTVAAKVGIGPNRQRGYGLAVALSVSLPVVDPDLATRLVDAAHEICPYSNATRGNIDVTILLG, encoded by the coding sequence ATGACTGACGGCCCCGCCGTCGACAGCCGCCCGACGAAGATCATGTACGTGGCGGAGGCCACCGCCCACGGCGGTCGCGAGGGTTACGTCACCAGCCAGGACGGCCAACTCGAACTCAAGGTCGCGATGCCCCCCGCGCTCGGCGGCGACGGCAACGGCACCAACCCGGAACAGCTCTTCGCGGCCGGTTACAGCGCCTGCTTCCACAACGCCCTGATCCTCGTGGGCAACCGCGAGGGCTACGACCTGGCCGGCTCCACGGTCGCCGCGAAGGTCGGCATCGGCCCCAACCGGCAGCGCGGCTACGGCCTCGCGGTCGCCCTCAGCGTCTCCCTGCCGGTCGTCGACCCGGACCTCGCGACCAGGCTGGTGGACGCGGCCCACGAGATCTGCCCGTACTCGAACGCGACCCGCGGGAACATCGACGTGACCATCCTGCTTGGCTAG
- a CDS encoding serine hydrolase domain-containing protein yields MDVNGTVAEGFEPVREAFLRNFETLGDRGAAVAVYRDGQKVVDLWGGTRDVDGTAPWERGTAQVVRSATKGVAAAVPLLLHQRGQLDLDAPVGHYWPEFKARGKERVLVRHVLNHRAGLPVLDRPLTPQEALDPLRGPAAVAAQAPAWEPGTDHGYHALTYGWLLDELVRRVTGQGAGQWLASQVTGPLGLDLWLGLPASEAGRVGRVGRVEGAEPTGGLRARPKRSVTEAYEDPASLTRRAFAAISPFPDQNGPAYRAAALPATNAMATADGLARFYATLIGDTAGSARLFTPQTVELARAEESAGPDRILVVGTRFGLGYMLHGSASPLLTPGSFGHPGRGGALGFADPETGIAFGYVTNGFRRTVTADPRAQGLVRAVRGVLGL; encoded by the coding sequence GTGGACGTGAACGGCACGGTCGCCGAGGGCTTCGAGCCGGTCAGGGAAGCGTTCCTACGGAACTTCGAGACGCTCGGGGACCGGGGCGCCGCGGTCGCCGTCTACCGGGACGGGCAGAAGGTCGTCGACCTGTGGGGCGGCACCAGGGACGTCGACGGCACGGCTCCCTGGGAGCGCGGCACCGCCCAGGTCGTGCGCTCGGCGACGAAGGGTGTCGCGGCGGCCGTACCGCTGTTGCTGCACCAGCGCGGGCAGCTGGACCTGGACGCGCCGGTGGGGCACTACTGGCCGGAGTTCAAGGCGCGGGGCAAGGAGCGGGTGCTGGTCCGGCACGTGCTGAACCACCGGGCCGGGCTGCCGGTCCTCGACCGGCCGCTCACCCCGCAGGAGGCCCTCGACCCGCTGCGGGGACCGGCGGCGGTCGCGGCGCAGGCCCCGGCCTGGGAGCCCGGCACCGACCACGGCTACCACGCGCTCACCTACGGCTGGCTGCTCGACGAACTGGTGCGGCGCGTCACCGGACAGGGCGCGGGCCAGTGGCTCGCGTCGCAGGTCACCGGCCCGCTGGGCCTCGACCTCTGGCTCGGTCTGCCGGCGTCGGAGGCCGGCCGCGTCGGGCGCGTGGGCCGCGTCGAGGGGGCCGAGCCGACCGGGGGTCTGCGGGCCCGCCCGAAGCGCTCGGTCACGGAGGCCTACGAGGACCCGGCCTCCCTGACGCGCCGGGCGTTCGCCGCGATCTCCCCGTTCCCGGACCAGAACGGCCCCGCCTACCGGGCGGCCGCCCTCCCGGCCACCAACGCCATGGCGACGGCGGACGGACTGGCCCGCTTCTACGCGACCCTGATCGGCGACACGGCCGGCTCCGCCCGCCTCTTCACGCCTCAGACGGTGGAACTGGCCCGGGCCGAGGAGTCGGCGGGCCCCGACCGGATCCTGGTGGTCGGCACCCGCTTCGGCCTCGGCTACATGCTGCACGGCAGCGCTTCGCCGCTGCTCACCCCGGGTTCCTTCGGCCACCCGGGCCGCGGCGGCGCCCTCGGATTCGCCGACCCGGAGACGGGGATCGCCTTCGGCTACGTCACCAACGGCTTCCGCAGGACGGTGACGGCGGACCCGCGGGCGCAGGGGCTGGTGCGGGCGGTGCGGGGAGTGCTGGGGCTGTAG
- a CDS encoding DUF1876 domain-containing protein, translating into MMHTTVGWHVEMEFSEDDQHTKAAAMVRLPDGSEVRAHGHASRHQTDANQPRVGEEIAGARALNELAMALLTKAHEEIDQASGRISHPIHV; encoded by the coding sequence ATGATGCACACCACCGTGGGGTGGCACGTCGAGATGGAGTTCTCGGAGGACGACCAGCACACGAAGGCGGCCGCGATGGTGCGCCTTCCCGACGGCAGCGAGGTACGGGCGCACGGGCACGCCAGCCGGCACCAGACCGACGCGAATCAGCCGCGCGTCGGGGAGGAGATCGCCGGGGCCCGGGCACTCAACGAACTCGCCATGGCGTTGCTGACCAAGGCCCACGAGGAGATCGACCAGGCGTCCGGCCGGATCTCCCACCCCATCCACGTCTAG
- a CDS encoding DMT family transporter, producing the protein MTPVVTTAVLLAAVTHASWNAIAHKITDKLAGFALISGGGVLIGLALAPFVAFPAAAAWPYLLASAAVHIAYYALLMKSFRLGDFGQAYPIARGTAPLVVTVLAALFAHEVPDGWAAAGIALSCAGLTGVALWGLRGRRPDWAAIGAALATGLTIAVYTVVDGLGVRASGSSLGYIAWLMAVQGVVIPAYAAWHWRGRTVALLRPFAGVGLIGAALSVAAYALVLWAQAKAELAPIAALRESSIIVGAAIGAVFFKERFGAPRIAAAGLLVVGIGLMLHAG; encoded by the coding sequence GTGACCCCTGTGGTCACCACCGCCGTTCTGCTCGCCGCCGTCACCCACGCCAGCTGGAACGCCATCGCCCACAAGATCACCGACAAGCTGGCCGGGTTCGCGCTGATCTCGGGCGGCGGCGTCCTGATCGGGCTGGCCCTCGCGCCCTTCGTGGCGTTCCCGGCCGCCGCGGCATGGCCGTATCTGCTCGCCTCCGCCGCCGTCCACATCGCCTACTACGCCCTGCTGATGAAGTCCTTCCGGCTGGGCGACTTCGGGCAGGCCTACCCCATCGCCCGGGGCACCGCGCCCCTCGTCGTGACCGTGCTCGCCGCCCTCTTCGCCCACGAGGTGCCCGACGGGTGGGCCGCCGCCGGGATCGCCCTGTCGTGCGCCGGGCTGACCGGTGTCGCCCTGTGGGGACTGCGCGGACGGCGGCCCGACTGGGCGGCGATCGGCGCGGCCCTGGCGACCGGGCTGACCATAGCGGTGTACACCGTCGTCGACGGGCTGGGCGTGCGGGCCTCAGGGTCCTCCCTCGGGTACATCGCCTGGCTGATGGCGGTCCAGGGGGTCGTCATCCCCGCGTACGCCGCGTGGCACTGGCGCGGGAGGACCGTCGCCCTGCTGCGGCCGTTCGCCGGGGTCGGACTGATCGGCGCCGCGCTGTCCGTCGCCGCCTACGCCCTCGTCCTGTGGGCGCAGGCCAAGGCCGAACTGGCCCCCATCGCGGCCCTGCGCGAGTCGTCGATCATCGTCGGCGCGGCGATCGGGGCCGTGTTCTTCAAGGAACGGTTCGGGGCGCCGAGGATCGCGGCGGCCGGGCTGCTGGTGGTCGGCATCGGACTGATGCTGCACGCCGGATAG
- a CDS encoding YbaK/EbsC family protein, translated as MTTTAATDAGNSGAHPRFAEALRELGLGHLVEQVRRFPDATRTATEAAAAVGCELSQICKSLIFAADGVPVLVLMDGASRVDLELVREELGADKVTRAKVDVVRETTGYAIGGVPPFGHKTRTRVLADRSLLEHDVVWAAAGTPYAVFPIAPEDLVAHAGGTLVDVRERTS; from the coding sequence ATGACGACGACAGCCGCCACTGACGCCGGAAACTCCGGAGCCCACCCCCGCTTCGCCGAAGCCCTGCGGGAGCTCGGGCTCGGACACCTCGTGGAGCAGGTCCGCCGGTTCCCCGACGCCACCCGCACCGCCACCGAGGCCGCCGCCGCGGTCGGCTGCGAGCTGAGCCAGATCTGCAAGTCGCTGATCTTCGCCGCGGACGGGGTCCCGGTGCTCGTGCTCATGGACGGGGCCTCCCGGGTCGACCTGGAGCTCGTCCGCGAGGAGCTCGGCGCCGACAAGGTCACCCGGGCCAAGGTGGACGTGGTCCGGGAGACCACCGGGTACGCCATCGGCGGCGTGCCCCCCTTCGGGCACAAGACCAGGACCCGCGTGCTCGCCGACCGCTCCCTGCTGGAGCACGACGTCGTCTGGGCCGCGGCCGGGACGCCGTACGCCGTGTTCCCCATCGCCCCCGAGGACCTCGTCGCCCACGCCGGCGGCACCCTGGTGGACGTGCGCGAGCGCACCTCGTGA